ATAGTACCAATAGAAATAAAAACAAAAAAAGAAACAAAAATATTTGACACAGATGAATATCCAAGATTTGGAACAACAAAAGAAACATTAGCAAAATTAAGACCAGCATTCAAAAAAGATGGAACAGTAACAGCAGGTAACTCATCAGGAATAAATGACGGAGCAAGTGCAATGATAATAGCATCAGAAAGTGCAGTAAAAAAATATGGATTAAAACCATTAGCAGAAATAGTAGCGTATGAACAAGGTGGAGTAGATCCAAGTATAATGGGAATAGGGCCAGTAGCAGCAATAACAAATATAATAGAAAAGAAAGGAATAAAACTTGAAGAAATGGAACTACTAGAATTAAACGA
The Marinitoga sp. 38H-ov DNA segment above includes these coding regions:
- a CDS encoding acetyl-CoA C-acyltransferase codes for the protein VEKYGLTREEQDEFALISQQRAEKAIKEGKFKEEIVPIEIKTKKETKIFDTDEYPRFGTTKETLAKLRPAFKKDGTVTAGNSSGINDGASAMIIASESAVKKYGLKPLAEIVAYEQGGVDPSIMGIGPVAAITNIIEKKGIKLEEMELLELNEAFAAQSLAVIKELSEKYGLSKEWFMERTNVNGGAIALGHPIGASGNRIVVTLLYEMKKRNLEYGLASLCIGGGMGTAIVIKNL